Genomic segment of Halostella limicola:
TCGTCTTCGACGGCGAGCACGTCTCCCCGATGGCGTTCGCGGAGAGCGACAACGTGGTCGTCGTGGGGGCCTGCTCGAAGACGTACTCGATGACCGGCTGGCGGCTCGGCTGGGTGACCGGCTCCCACGAGCGCATCGAGCGGATGCTCCGCGTCCACCAGTACATGCAGGCCTGCGCCAGCGCGCCGGCCCAGTACGCAGCCGAAGCGGCCCTGACCGGGCCGCAAGACCCCGTCGAGGAGATGGTGGCGGCGTTCGAGGAGCGCCGCGACGTCCTGCTCGACGGCCTCGCGGACATCGGCCTCGACACGCCGACGCCCCGCGGCGCGTTCTACGCGATGCCGAAGGTCCCGGAGGGATGGGTCGACGAGTGCATCGACCGCGGCGTCGTCGTCGTCCCCGGCGAGGCGTTCGGCGAGCACGGCGAGGGGTACGCCCGCATCTCCTACGCGACCGGGACGGAGGACCTGAAGGCGGCGCTGGAGGTCATGCGCGAGGCGGCGAACGCGGTGCGGTAAGCGGTCAGCGTTCCAGAGACGTACTCCCGGGCCGGTCGTCCAGCGGGACGATCCGCCCCGACCATTATGTTCGCTCCGTCCTTTTGTGAACCCATGCCACTCTCGCGCCGCGGGAGCGGACCGGAACCGGCGCTCAGTGCGCTTCTCTCGCAGGTCCACCCGGTGTTCATGCTGCCGCCGCTGGCGGCGTCGCTGTTCGGCGGCGTCCTCGCCGGCGGCGTCGACCCGGTCGTCGCGGGGCTACACGTCGTCGCCATCTTCTCGGCGGTGTACACCGCCCACGTGAAGGACGGCTACGTCGACTTCCACGTCCGCGGCGAGGACGACGACCACCCGCTCACCGAGCGCGGGTGCAGGGCCGCCCTCGCCGGCGTCTCGGTCCTGTTCGCGGCGTGTCTCGCCGGCCTCTGGGTCGCCGTCGGTCCCGGCGCGGCCCTGATCACGCTGCCGACGTGGCTCATCGGCTTCCACCACGCCCCGCAGCTGGACATGAACCCGGTGACGGCGACGACGGGCTACCCGCTCGGCATCGCGGTCGCACTCGTCGGCGGGCACTACGTTCAGGCCGGTGCCCTCGGCGCGACGGCGCTGGCGTTCGGCCTCGTCTTCCTCGTCCTGCTGTCGGGCGTGAAGGTGATCGACGACGCGCAGGACTACGACTACGACCGCTCCATCAGCAAGCGGACGGTCGCCGTCGTCCTCGGCCGGGAACGGGCGCGGACGGCCGCGTTCCTGCTGATGGCGACCGCACTCCTCGCCGTCGTCGCCTTCGCCGTCGCCGAGCTGTTCCCGCCGTCCAGCGTGCTCGCCGTCCTCGCGTTCGGGGCCGTCGCGCTCGCGGCGCGGCGGGCCGACCCCGAGACCGCGACGATGCTGCTGGTGCGCGGGTCGTACGTGTTCCTCGCTGTGCTCGTCGCAGCGGTGTGGTTCGAGCCGCTGGGGTGAGTCGTCTCCTCGATTCGCCGGCGCGGCCGTTCGGTGCGCCAGAGCGTCGCACACCGGGTGAAGCCTGAAGGGACCGCGCCGGGGACCCCGAGTATGAAGCTCGTCGAAGCCACCGCCGACGACCTCGACGCGCTCGTCGAGCGCTGGTGCGACCTCGCGACGTCGATGGAGGAGTACTCCGACCTGAACGAACTCGCCGACGCGGACGTCGACGATGCCGCCGCCGACGGCTTTCGCGCTCACCTCGACGACGAGGACGTCACCGACTACCTCGTCGTCCACGAGGACGAAACGATCGGCTTTCTCACGCTCCGCGAGGGCCGCCACCCCTCCCGGAAGTACTCGAAGTACCTCCGGATCGTGAACGTCGCTATCGACGAGAAGCACCGAAGTCGGGGCCACGGCACGGCGGTCGTCGAACGCGTGAAGGAACTGGCCCGCGAGCGGGGCTGCGACCACCTCAAGGTCTCCTGCGAGTGGGAGAACGAGGACGCGCGCCGGTTCTACCGCGACGCCGGCTTCCGGCCGAAGCAGGTCGACTACGCACAGCCGTTAGAGTGATCCGCCGCGATCGTTCGAAACGCAGGTAAAACCGCGGTTTACGGCGGCGTGTCCTCAGTTGGTGCTGACGATCTTGATCACGTCGCCCTCTTCGAGTTCGTAGCTGTCGCCCACTTCGCGGCTGGAACGGGCGTTAACCGCGTGGAGGTAGCCGTCGCCAATGTCGCTGTGGACGGCGTAGGCCAGATCGACCGGCGTCGACCCGCGGGGGAGCAGGAAGGCGTCGGGAAGGACGGTGCCGGTCGCGTCGGTCCACTTCGAAGCGTCCTGCACGGGGTAGGCGGTGACGCGGTCGAGCAGGTCGTAGACGGCGTGGTTCAGCGCGGCCTGAACGCCGGTCCCGCCGTGCTCGGCCATCGCGTCGCGGAGGCCGTCGAGCGCGGCGCGCTGCTCGTCGCTCACGTCGCCGACGATCTCGAACTCCTCGTCGCCGGGGTCGTAGTCGACGACGCCCGCGTCGGCCGCGTTGCGCAGGGCGAGTTCGCCCTCCGCCGTGGTCGGGATCACGGGCTTGTCCAGGTCGAGCAGGCGCTCGACGTTCTCCTCGGGCGCGACGTCTATCTTGTTCGCGGCGACGATGATGGGCTTCGTGCGCCTGCGGACGTCGCGGGCCAGCGCCTCCTTGTGCTCGTCGGTCCACTGCTGGGGCTCGTCCGGGTAGTCTATCGAGCGGAGGCTGGCGGCGACCTCGGCCTCCGTCGCGCCGAACCCGGTGAGCATCTCCGCGAGCGCGTCGTCGATGTCGAAGTCGGGCGACCGGGACTTGCGGGTGACCGACTCCCAGTTGCGGTCGACGATGCCCGCCAGCCAGAGGTCCATCTCCTCCTCGACGAAGTCGATGTCGTCCATCGGGTCGTGCTCGCCGACCTCGACGGGTTCGCCCTCCTCGTTCGTCGCACCGCTGGCGTCGACGACGTTCACGATCGCGTCGGCGTTCGTGAGCTCGTCGAGGAACTGGTTGCCCAGTCCCTTCCCCTCGTGGGCGCCGGGGACGAGGCCGGCGACGTCCAGCAACTCGACGGGGACGTAGCGCTTCCCGTCGCGGCAGTCGTCGCTGTCGCAGCGCTCGTCGCGGTCGAGGCAGGGGCACTCCGTGCGGGCGTGGGTGACGCCGCGGTTGGCGTCGATCGTCGTGAACGGGTAGTTCGCGACGTCGACGTCGGCCCGCGTCGCCGCGGTGTAGAACGTGGACTTGCCGGCGTTCGGCTTCCCGGCAAGCGCGATCGAGAGCATAGGGGACCTACCGGGGACGCCGAAAACTGCCTTTCGGTTCCGCGGCCGCGCCCGGATCGATCCACGAACGGACACGATCATGAATGTACATGATGAGCAATACCGTTGAGACGCAAACGAGCCTGTGCGGCTGGTTTCAGTTACCACGGGTGGCTCGAAACGGGCCCGTTACTACCCCTACGCGGCGCCCCCTGATTGTGCGCACCCAACAATATTGGCGAAAGGTTTAAATACCTGTCGACCCTGTGTTTGAGTAGGAAACGAGGCTTCCGGTCTTCTTCGGGTTTTTCCCCACCGGTAGTCCTGTCCTCCACGGTGAGACCATCATGACAGATACAAGCATCCGAACTCACGAGACCCAAGTAACGAACGCCGAACGAGAGGCGACGCAGGAGGAGGCGCGAGAGGACGAGACGGTCTGCCCCGAGTGCGGCGGCGACCTCGTCACCCAGAGCGGCGAGACCATCTGCGAGGACTGCGGCCTCGTCGTCGACGAGGACAACGTCGACCGCGGCCCCGAGTGGCGCGCGTTCGACTCCAAGGAGAAAGACGAGAAGTCCCGCGTCGGCGCGCCGACCACGAAGATGATGCACGACGAGGGGCTGTCGACCAATATCGGCTGGCAGGACAAGGACGCGTACGGCAACACCCTGTCCTCGCGCCAGCGCCAGAAGATGCAGCGCCTGCGCACCTGGAACGAGCGCTTCCGTACGCGCGACTCCCAGGAGCGTAACCTGAAGCAGGCGCTCGGCGAGATCGACCGCATGGCGTCCGCGCTCGGTCTGCCCGAGAACGTCCGGGAGACCGCCAGCGTCATCTACCGCCGCGCGCTCGAAGAGGACCTGCTCCCCGGCCGCTCCATCGAGGGCGTCGCGACGAGTTCGCTGTACGCCGCGGCCCGCCAGGCCGGCACGCCGCGCAGCATCGACGAGGTCGCGAACGTCAGCCGGATCGACGACCAGGAGTTCAAGCGGACGTACCGCTACATCGTCCGCGAGCTCGGCCTCGAAGTCCAGCCCGCCGACCCCGAGAGCTACGTCGGCCGGTTCGCCAGCGAGCTCGACATCTCGGACGAGGCGGAGCGCCGCGCCCGGGAGCTGCTCCAGAACGCGAAGGACGAGGGCGTCCACAGCGGCAAGTCGCCGGTCGGCCTCGCGGCCGCCGCCGTCTACGCCGCGCCGCTGCTCACCAACGAGCAGATCACCCAGCGCGAGGTCAGCGAGGTCGCCGACATCTCCGAGGTCACCATCCGCAACCGGTACAAGGAGCTGCTGGAGGCCGAAGGCACCATCGCGCCGGCATGATCACCTCGGTCCTCACCGCTTCGCCTCTTCTCTGACGCCGTCTCGCAGTCGACGACCGCGATAGCGCAGTAACGCCGCCTGATTCTCCGAGCGACGCATCGGCCGAGTGACGACGCCGTTTCTCACAGCGACCGACCGCATCGATAGCGCCGACGACCGGGCTATCGAGGACGCGGTCCTCGCCGGGACTGGCGCCCCCGCTCACGACGACCCTCCGCGGAGGTACGACACCGCCTCCTCGTCGGACACCTGTCCGAAGTCGCGATAGTGCGCGCCGACGGCCCGGAAGTCCCGCGGCGTCTCCAGCGCGAACACGTCGTCGGCCTCCCGGCGGAGTTGGTCGATCGAGTCCGGCGGCCCGACCGGCACGGCGAGCGCGAGGTACGACGCTCCGGCGTCCCGGACCTGCCGGAGGCAGGCGGTCGCCGTCGCGCCGGTGGCGACGCCGTCGTCGACGACGACCACGCGCTTCCCGGTCACGTCGGGCGGGCGCTCCCGGTACGCCCGGGCCTTGTCGCGGGCGTTCTCGGCCTCCTTCCGGCGCTCGCGTTCGAGGTACTCTTCGTCGACCCCCAGCCGCGCGATCAGGTCGTCGTTGCGGTAGACGCTCCCGTCGCTCGCCGCCGCGCCCACGGCGAGTTCGGGGTTGTCCGGCGCGCCCATCTTCCGGGCGACGACGACGTCGAGGTCCGCGCCGAGCGCGTCGGCGACCGGACGGGCGACCGGCAGTGCACCGCGCGGGATGGCGAGGACGAGGTCGGCCGTCACGCCCCGGCGTTCGAGGTGTTCGGCCAGCTGACGGCCGGCGTCGGTCCTGTTCCGGAACATGCTCTCCCAAGTCCGGAACTAGGGTCGCCTGCGCGCATAAATCCGCCCCAGCGAATCATCGAGTCGCTTATTCACGGCGACCCGAGAGGTGACCGGCCACTTTTACCCTCCCCGGTTCTCGCCGCAACTGGGGGAGAGAAAATGGACTTCAGCGGTTTCACCGGCGAAGTGCAGCACCGACTCGAACTGGGCACGCAGGGCGAAGCGGTCCGCGCCACCCGTGCGGCCCTCCAGACGCTCGCCGAGCGGCTCCACGAGGGCGAGGCGACGGACCTGGCCGGGCCGCTCCCGATGGAGATAGACTGGTACCTGGAGAGCGCCGACCACGGGCAGCGCTTCGACTGGGACGAGTTCGTCGACCGCGTCGGCGAACGCGCCGGCGTCGAGGAGTCGGACGCCGTCTTCTACGCGCAGGCTATCGTCGCGCTCGTCGGCGACCTCGTCCCGGGGAGCGAACTCGACGACGTGCGGAACGGACTCCCTGGGGAGTTCGACGCGCTGTTCGAACTCGTCGGCGAGGAGGAGGCGTTCGACTGAGCGCAGCGGGGCGAGCGCCGCGAGCGGACGACCGATCACTCGATCTCGCGGCCGTCGGGCTTGAGCATCCGGATCTCGCCGCTGGCGCGCATCGCCCCGTCGACGGCCGCGCCGTCGGCGAGTTCGAGCGAGCCACAGGAGACGTCGCCGAGCACCTCGGCGTCGGGCGCGAGCTCGACCTGCCCGTTGCGGGTCGTGACGTCGCCGTGGATCCGGGTACCCTGGCCGACGCGAATGTCGCCGCGGGCGCGGAGGCTCCCGAACACGTTGTCGTCCTC
This window contains:
- a CDS encoding UbiA family prenyltransferase, translated to MPLSRRGSGPEPALSALLSQVHPVFMLPPLAASLFGGVLAGGVDPVVAGLHVVAIFSAVYTAHVKDGYVDFHVRGEDDDHPLTERGCRAALAGVSVLFAACLAGLWVAVGPGAALITLPTWLIGFHHAPQLDMNPVTATTGYPLGIAVALVGGHYVQAGALGATALAFGLVFLVLLSGVKVIDDAQDYDYDRSISKRTVAVVLGRERARTAAFLLMATALLAVVAFAVAELFPPSSVLAVLAFGAVALAARRADPETATMLLVRGSYVFLAVLVAAVWFEPLG
- a CDS encoding GNAT family N-acetyltransferase; amino-acid sequence: MKLVEATADDLDALVERWCDLATSMEEYSDLNELADADVDDAAADGFRAHLDDEDVTDYLVVHEDETIGFLTLREGRHPSRKYSKYLRIVNVAIDEKHRSRGHGTAVVERVKELARERGCDHLKVSCEWENEDARRFYRDAGFRPKQVDYAQPLE
- a CDS encoding redox-regulated ATPase YchF, coding for MLSIALAGKPNAGKSTFYTAATRADVDVANYPFTTIDANRGVTHARTECPCLDRDERCDSDDCRDGKRYVPVELLDVAGLVPGAHEGKGLGNQFLDELTNADAIVNVVDASGATNEEGEPVEVGEHDPMDDIDFVEEEMDLWLAGIVDRNWESVTRKSRSPDFDIDDALAEMLTGFGATEAEVAASLRSIDYPDEPQQWTDEHKEALARDVRRRTKPIIVAANKIDVAPEENVERLLDLDKPVIPTTAEGELALRNAADAGVVDYDPGDEEFEIVGDVSDEQRAALDGLRDAMAEHGGTGVQAALNHAVYDLLDRVTAYPVQDASKWTDATGTVLPDAFLLPRGSTPVDLAYAVHSDIGDGYLHAVNARSSREVGDSYELEEGDVIKIVSTN
- a CDS encoding transcription initiation factor IIB, producing the protein MTDTSIRTHETQVTNAEREATQEEAREDETVCPECGGDLVTQSGETICEDCGLVVDEDNVDRGPEWRAFDSKEKDEKSRVGAPTTKMMHDEGLSTNIGWQDKDAYGNTLSSRQRQKMQRLRTWNERFRTRDSQERNLKQALGEIDRMASALGLPENVRETASVIYRRALEEDLLPGRSIEGVATSSLYAAARQAGTPRSIDEVANVSRIDDQEFKRTYRYIVRELGLEVQPADPESYVGRFASELDISDEAERRARELLQNAKDEGVHSGKSPVGLAAAAVYAAPLLTNEQITQREVSEVADISEVTIRNRYKELLEAEGTIAPA
- a CDS encoding phosphoribosyltransferase, which gives rise to MFRNRTDAGRQLAEHLERRGVTADLVLAIPRGALPVARPVADALGADLDVVVARKMGAPDNPELAVGAAASDGSVYRNDDLIARLGVDEEYLERERRKEAENARDKARAYRERPPDVTGKRVVVVDDGVATGATATACLRQVRDAGASYLALAVPVGPPDSIDQLRREADDVFALETPRDFRAVGAHYRDFGQVSDEEAVSYLRGGSS
- a CDS encoding DUF2267 domain-containing protein, with the protein product MDFSGFTGEVQHRLELGTQGEAVRATRAALQTLAERLHEGEATDLAGPLPMEIDWYLESADHGQRFDWDEFVDRVGERAGVEESDAVFYAQAIVALVGDLVPGSELDDVRNGLPGEFDALFELVGEEEAFD